In a genomic window of Corynebacterium lizhenjunii:
- a CDS encoding 4-(cytidine 5'-diphospho)-2-C-methyl-D-erythritol kinase, producing the protein MHAHAHAKVNLHLGVGPARPDGFHELATVFQSLAIHDVVQLELADAPSSSPRHQLQVAGPYAAGVPTDASNLAWRAVDAVAAYLRREHGALGLPAVSLRLHKSIPAAGGMAGGSADAAATLRLAAQAYAEYLGVEVPGDSVLQEMAADLGSDVPFTLLGGTALGTGRGEALSPMLARGQYHWAIITSVQGLSTPAVFAKLDQLRAAGRGSQPHLDTADISRALISGSAEQVAAALHNDLQAAALSLRPDLRKVLDTGEAAGALRGIVSGSGPTCAFLCEDAETAAEVVAQVSADNRGTRGMVTHSPAPGARVLA; encoded by the coding sequence TGCATTTGGGCGTGGGCCCGGCGCGCCCGGATGGCTTCCATGAGCTGGCCACGGTGTTCCAGTCGCTGGCCATTCATGATGTGGTCCAGCTAGAGCTTGCCGATGCCCCCTCGTCCTCCCCCCGCCACCAGCTGCAGGTGGCAGGGCCCTATGCTGCCGGGGTGCCCACCGATGCCAGCAATCTTGCCTGGCGGGCTGTCGATGCCGTGGCTGCGTACCTGCGCCGTGAGCATGGCGCCCTGGGACTGCCTGCGGTGTCGCTGCGGCTGCATAAGTCTATCCCGGCTGCCGGTGGCATGGCGGGCGGGTCTGCCGATGCCGCCGCGACGTTACGCTTGGCTGCCCAGGCCTACGCGGAGTACCTGGGGGTGGAGGTTCCTGGGGATAGTGTTTTGCAGGAGATGGCCGCAGACTTGGGCTCGGATGTGCCCTTTACGCTGCTAGGTGGTACAGCGCTGGGCACTGGGCGCGGGGAGGCGCTTTCCCCCATGCTGGCGCGCGGGCAGTATCACTGGGCCATTATTACTAGTGTGCAGGGGCTGTCGACCCCGGCGGTCTTTGCCAAGCTGGACCAATTGCGCGCAGCGGGGCGTGGCAGCCAGCCGCACCTGGACACCGCGGATATTAGCCGCGCGCTGATTTCCGGTAGCGCCGAACAGGTGGCGGCGGCGCTGCATAATGATCTGCAAGCCGCGGCGTTGTCGTTGCGTCCGGATCTGCGCAAAGTCCTCGATACCGGCGAGGCCGCCGGTGCGCTGCGCGGCATCGTATCTGGCTCCGGGCCCACGTGTGCATTCTTGTGCGAGGACGCTGAGACCGCTGCGGAGGTCGTGGCCCAGGTCAGCGCCGATAATCGGGGCACCCGCGGCATGGTCACGCACAGCCCCGCGCCGGGGGCGCGGGTGCTTGCCTAG
- a CDS encoding ABC-F family ATP-binding cassette domain-containing protein yields MANLINLENVSKSFGLRTLLDGVSLGVQTGQRIGIVGVNGGGKTTLLEVLTGIEPPDSGRVSHAGDLRMAVVTQRFELEESLTIGQCVVEPLGVDVFEWASNAKIRDVLSGLGIVDLGLDTPVGQLSGGERRRVNLAAALVQDLDLVVLDEPTNHLDVEGVAWLAQHLLQRKLALVVVTHDRWFLDTVASVTWEVHDGRVDFYEGGYNDWIFARTERARQADAMEQRRQNLARKELAWLRRGAPARTSKPRYRIEAAEALIADVPAPRDKVELMAFSKQRQGRVVIELEDAQITSPDGRTLVDGLTWRLAPGERIGLVGVNGSGKTTLLRALAGEHPLAAGKRIEGRTVRLGWLRQELDDLDPTRTLLDSVEDVATYVQLGKKELSASQLAERLGFSPKRQRTPVGDLSGGERRRLQLTRVLMAEPNVLLLDEPTNDLDIDTLQELESLLDSWPGTLVVISHDRYLTERIADNTYALFGDGKLTHLPGGIEEYLTRRRAMESAPTALTVSNSADAARTADAASAADAADGKAQPKTQANAKAQAAKSSALSSQEQREITKKMNALERKMSKLDQATATLNEQMAQAAEKMDTAELVRLDSELKQLTSQREELEMEWLELGEKLEA; encoded by the coding sequence ATGGCGAACCTCATTAACCTCGAAAACGTCTCCAAGTCCTTTGGGCTGCGCACTCTCCTTGACGGGGTGTCGTTGGGGGTGCAGACCGGCCAGCGTATTGGCATCGTTGGCGTCAACGGCGGCGGTAAAACCACGCTGCTAGAAGTCTTAACGGGCATTGAGCCACCGGATTCTGGCCGCGTCTCCCACGCGGGGGACCTGCGCATGGCCGTGGTTACCCAGCGCTTTGAGCTCGAAGAGTCCCTGACCATTGGCCAGTGCGTGGTCGAACCCTTAGGTGTAGACGTCTTCGAGTGGGCCTCGAATGCCAAGATCCGCGACGTGCTCTCCGGCTTGGGCATCGTGGACTTAGGCCTAGATACCCCGGTGGGGCAACTCTCCGGTGGGGAGCGCCGCCGGGTCAATCTGGCGGCGGCCCTGGTGCAGGACTTGGACCTGGTGGTCCTTGACGAGCCCACCAACCACCTCGATGTGGAAGGCGTGGCCTGGCTGGCTCAGCACCTGCTCCAACGCAAGCTGGCGCTGGTAGTGGTCACCCACGACCGCTGGTTCCTCGATACCGTAGCCAGCGTGACCTGGGAGGTGCACGATGGCCGGGTGGATTTCTATGAGGGCGGTTATAACGATTGGATCTTCGCCCGCACCGAGCGCGCCCGCCAGGCGGATGCCATGGAGCAGCGCCGCCAGAACTTAGCCCGCAAGGAGCTGGCCTGGTTGCGCCGCGGTGCACCGGCACGCACCTCCAAGCCGCGTTATCGGATTGAGGCCGCCGAGGCACTCATTGCCGATGTCCCCGCCCCGCGCGACAAGGTAGAGCTCATGGCTTTTTCCAAACAGCGCCAGGGCCGGGTGGTTATTGAGTTAGAGGATGCCCAGATCACCTCCCCAGACGGGCGCACCTTGGTCGATGGTCTAACCTGGCGCCTGGCGCCGGGGGAGCGGATTGGCTTGGTGGGCGTTAATGGTTCCGGCAAGACCACCTTGTTGCGTGCCCTGGCCGGTGAGCATCCGCTGGCAGCTGGTAAGCGTATCGAAGGCCGCACCGTGCGGCTGGGGTGGCTGCGCCAGGAATTAGATGACTTGGACCCCACGCGGACCTTGTTGGACTCCGTGGAGGACGTTGCCACCTATGTCCAGCTGGGTAAGAAAGAGCTCTCTGCTTCCCAGTTGGCAGAGCGGCTGGGCTTTAGCCCCAAACGCCAGCGCACTCCCGTGGGTGATTTGTCCGGTGGCGAGCGCCGCCGTTTGCAGCTGACCCGCGTGCTCATGGCTGAGCCCAATGTGTTGCTCCTGGACGAGCCCACCAATGACCTTGATATTGATACCCTCCAGGAACTGGAATCCTTGCTGGATTCCTGGCCGGGAACGCTGGTGGTTATTTCCCACGACCGCTACCTCACGGAGCGCATTGCGGATAACACCTATGCCCTCTTCGGCGATGGCAAACTTACCCACTTGCCCGGTGGTATTGAGGAGTACCTCACCCGCCGCCGCGCCATGGAATCTGCCCCCACGGCGCTTACGGTGAGCAATTCTGCCGATGCCGCCCGTACCGCCGATGCCGCCAGTGCTGCCGATGCCGCCGACGGCAAGGCGCAGCCCAAGACACAGGCAAACGCCAAAGCCCAGGCCGCCAAATCCTCGGCGTTGAGCTCCCAAGAGCAACGCGAGATCACGAAGAAGATGAACGCCCTGGAGCGCAAAATGTCCAAGCTGGACCAGGCCACTGCCACGCTCAATGAACAGATGGCGCAGGCTGCCGAAAAGATGGATACTGCGGAGCTAGTCCGGCTCGATAGCGAGCTCAAACAGCTGACCTCCCAGCGCGAAGAGCTGGAGATGGAATGGCTGGAGTTGGGCGAAAAACTCGAGGCCTGA
- a CDS encoding putative quinol monooxygenase has protein sequence MILINVKFHVKSEYKDTFLDQVQWYTDACNAEPGCIFFKWYADPEDDSRFLLIEAYEDGADVAHVESDHFKRGCEEMPQYLVETPDIINTKIPGKTTWDKMAEYKVD, from the coding sequence ATGATTTTGATCAACGTGAAGTTCCACGTAAAGTCAGAGTACAAGGATACCTTCTTGGACCAGGTGCAGTGGTACACCGACGCCTGCAATGCGGAGCCGGGCTGCATCTTCTTTAAGTGGTACGCCGACCCAGAAGATGATTCGCGCTTCCTGCTCATCGAGGCCTACGAAGACGGTGCGGACGTAGCCCACGTTGAATCCGATCACTTCAAGCGCGGCTGCGAAGAGATGCCGCAGTACCTGGTGGAAACCCCGGACATCATTAACACCAAGATTCCGGGCAAGACCACCTGGGACAAAATGGCTGAGTACAAGGTGGACTAA
- a CDS encoding DEAD/DEAH box helicase gives MANRLNLSFNSDMLESISSEFDLRTPNKEALHKLVSTLAGDYDPAVMQVLNLATGVGKTYLMAAFVEYLRRQGVSNVVIVTPGKTVQTKTMQNFRPGSPRYITGSSAPPEVVTPQDYSAWVSRQNGAPQLSFGHEVPLLAFIFNIQQLIAPKKSEGSTHGSTQDAVRRRPRRFDENAGVLFDYLKDLEDLVVIADESHLYSSTAKEFNAALKELAPAATIGLTASVNRKSDHVIYHYPLFRAIQDKYVKAPVLAFRKTGYGDDEAAEELQLRDALQLRDFKQSYYDAYAANNNCDKVNAVVFVVCSDVEHATQVAELLRTPEYLGRAEAVLQVDSKHEDELTQRLLNELDRPHSPVRAVVSVNKLKEGWDVKNIAVIVTLRAMASEVLTQQTMGRGLRLPFGHYTGVQQIDQLDIIAHQSFNELLAAENVLQQFGLEEAIDSESKARVSKAIRRAASEPDAEEANSIKQENGNQPALNSSKEPKPAGGSNPAGNLPDAIPVHESSDEDKPGVSIRTITSPVPDSAQEAIPGLITIERNPAFAEVTYHFPVTTISVQQPPIDLSEISEASTERAARRVTSAGDVLLRKEIIAALGKPLRLGDRESAEVDSISVDHKEAANALVKLVMNMALVPKTEQTARYVEKFLVPRFMQLVTFEDWTIKSLDSARRELQNLVETHTKETLRATREVPTIHPKVMPGSGYTLPFGKEIHDQIESRDHFRRGQFYRGWIKSLFPEESFDSFSGEYQLARLLDTSPRIMWWHRLHAQDQAFVYYNAKDRYFPDFVALDTEGVHWIIEGKSERGRDDAQVQAKREAAESLVRRLIAEDNYEGQHWGYLIAYEQDIARADSWEDLKALSQAVSNLL, from the coding sequence ATGGCTAACCGGCTCAATCTCAGTTTTAATTCCGACATGCTGGAGTCAATTAGCTCCGAGTTTGACCTGCGCACGCCAAACAAGGAAGCGCTGCACAAACTAGTCTCCACGTTGGCTGGGGATTATGACCCTGCCGTCATGCAGGTACTGAATTTGGCTACTGGAGTGGGTAAGACCTATCTTATGGCCGCCTTCGTGGAGTACCTACGTCGCCAGGGCGTAAGTAACGTCGTAATCGTTACGCCAGGAAAGACCGTTCAAACCAAGACAATGCAGAATTTCCGTCCGGGATCACCGCGTTACATCACCGGGTCGTCTGCGCCGCCAGAAGTAGTGACTCCGCAGGACTACTCAGCATGGGTTTCCCGGCAAAACGGCGCACCTCAGCTCTCCTTCGGCCACGAAGTGCCTCTTCTGGCTTTCATCTTCAACATCCAACAACTCATTGCTCCAAAGAAATCCGAAGGGTCCACGCACGGATCTACCCAAGATGCTGTCCGGCGCAGGCCCCGCCGCTTCGACGAAAATGCCGGTGTCCTCTTCGACTACCTCAAAGATTTGGAAGACTTGGTAGTAATCGCTGATGAGTCTCACCTCTACAGTTCAACCGCCAAGGAGTTTAATGCGGCCCTCAAGGAATTGGCCCCAGCTGCGACGATTGGTCTGACAGCCTCCGTAAACCGGAAGTCCGACCATGTTATCTACCATTACCCCCTGTTCCGGGCGATACAAGATAAATACGTCAAAGCCCCAGTACTGGCATTCCGAAAAACTGGATATGGCGACGACGAGGCTGCCGAAGAATTACAGCTACGCGACGCTTTGCAACTCCGCGACTTCAAGCAATCCTATTATGATGCCTACGCAGCCAATAATAACTGCGACAAAGTTAATGCTGTGGTCTTTGTAGTCTGCTCTGATGTCGAACACGCCACCCAAGTCGCCGAGCTTTTACGCACTCCGGAGTACCTTGGGCGCGCCGAAGCTGTTCTGCAGGTCGATTCCAAACACGAGGACGAGCTGACCCAGCGCCTCCTGAACGAACTGGACCGGCCTCACTCCCCGGTCCGCGCGGTAGTTAGCGTGAATAAGCTCAAAGAAGGCTGGGATGTGAAGAATATCGCGGTCATCGTCACGCTACGCGCGATGGCCTCCGAGGTTCTCACGCAGCAAACAATGGGGCGCGGGCTGCGATTGCCTTTCGGCCATTACACCGGAGTCCAACAGATTGACCAGCTAGATATAATCGCGCATCAGTCGTTCAACGAGCTGCTCGCTGCTGAGAACGTGCTGCAGCAGTTTGGCCTCGAAGAAGCTATCGATAGTGAGAGCAAGGCACGAGTAAGCAAGGCCATCCGTAGAGCCGCTAGTGAACCCGATGCGGAGGAAGCAAACTCAATCAAACAGGAGAATGGGAATCAGCCCGCACTCAATAGCTCGAAGGAGCCGAAACCGGCAGGTGGCAGCAATCCCGCCGGGAATTTGCCGGATGCCATTCCCGTCCACGAATCCAGCGATGAAGACAAACCGGGAGTCTCGATTCGTACGATTACTTCCCCTGTTCCTGACTCTGCACAAGAGGCTATTCCAGGGCTAATCACCATCGAAAGAAATCCTGCGTTCGCTGAGGTTACTTACCACTTCCCAGTGACCACGATTTCAGTTCAGCAACCCCCTATTGATCTCTCAGAGATTAGTGAGGCGTCCACTGAACGTGCTGCCCGCCGCGTGACCTCCGCCGGTGACGTACTCCTGCGCAAGGAAATCATCGCCGCCCTAGGCAAGCCACTACGGCTCGGCGACCGCGAAAGTGCAGAAGTCGACTCCATCAGCGTCGATCACAAGGAGGCTGCAAATGCACTGGTCAAGCTGGTGATGAATATGGCGCTCGTGCCCAAGACTGAGCAGACTGCCCGCTATGTAGAGAAATTCCTAGTGCCAAGATTCATGCAGCTAGTGACTTTTGAAGACTGGACGATCAAATCCTTAGACTCTGCACGCCGGGAATTACAAAACCTAGTCGAAACCCACACAAAGGAAACCTTGCGCGCTACTCGTGAAGTTCCTACCATCCACCCCAAAGTCATGCCCGGAAGCGGCTACACCTTGCCTTTCGGAAAAGAGATCCATGACCAAATCGAGTCACGCGATCACTTCAGACGTGGGCAGTTTTACCGAGGTTGGATTAAATCTCTGTTCCCTGAAGAGTCTTTCGATTCCTTCAGCGGTGAATACCAACTAGCCCGCTTATTGGACACCTCACCGAGAATCATGTGGTGGCATCGCCTGCACGCTCAAGACCAGGCTTTCGTGTATTACAACGCCAAGGACCGCTATTTTCCGGACTTCGTGGCTTTGGACACCGAGGGCGTGCACTGGATCATAGAAGGAAAATCAGAACGAGGCCGGGACGATGCCCAAGTACAAGCAAAACGCGAAGCAGCCGAGTCATTAGTACGCCGCCTCATCGCAGAAGACAACTACGAGGGCCAACACTGGGGCTATCTGATCGCCTATGAACAGGACATCGCCCGGGCAGATTCGTGGGAAGACCTCAAGGCACTCTCCCAAGCGGTCAGCAACCTCTTGTAA
- a CDS encoding site-specific DNA-methyltransferase codes for MAAQRLQLTWYNKDKALIPTDSGKYGYTWVDPSDPRYCETRTLIYDDYVEGTQSPKTDEFEYSELADLEPQTDNLLILGESGDVLEALTRVPELAEKYLGKVKLIYIDPPFNTAQTFASYEDNLEHSVWLTMMRDRLLHMKKLLADDGSIWVHLDDVESHRMRLLLDEVFGPQNYVVSIEWEKAYAPSNNASGIPMVTDGILVYQKSGAFKRNKLPRSSAMDARYANPDGSVRGRWKQGDKSARHTLGKRQHPGVYGIQHPITGDMVYPAISSNWRFEQSEMLRIMREWGAYELGEVTDSELEARRKVEGNGVELRDDVKPLIIPGWDEHHKTHAIQRYEKGDWPIYYPANGGTGGFQRKIYLADVEGMMPKNLWLSSEVGHNDSAKREIQTLFPDTVSFTTPKPERLLERVIHIGSNPGDIVLDVFAGSGTTAAVAQKMGRKWVTCELLESTFSTFTRPRLEKVVRDEDAGGITTTKDRTLKPSAVLPEKFEVKDLQDATKLLNAIAKEDGATAEDAAAIKAVKRLLATGPSKTRNWRGGGGFHVAHLSPACFDYNPELDRVMLTPAATGQRLIESIAANLGFALLHAEDDYIFEGRRGNALLKVVEGVATVDVVDSLVPHAAPGETIVLAATAVMDGVRQHLRKAVKGSRVVALPDDLFHYSKGGEQ; via the coding sequence ATGGCAGCGCAGCGTCTCCAGCTCACGTGGTATAACAAGGACAAAGCTCTCATCCCCACCGATTCCGGTAAATATGGCTACACCTGGGTAGACCCTTCCGACCCACGCTATTGCGAGACCCGCACCCTCATCTACGACGACTATGTCGAGGGCACCCAATCCCCCAAAACGGATGAGTTTGAGTACTCCGAGCTTGCGGATCTGGAACCGCAAACTGACAATTTGTTAATCCTCGGCGAATCCGGGGACGTGCTCGAAGCACTCACCCGCGTGCCCGAGCTGGCCGAAAAGTACCTGGGCAAGGTCAAGCTCATCTACATTGACCCCCCTTTTAACACGGCCCAAACCTTCGCCAGCTACGAGGACAATCTCGAGCACTCCGTATGGCTGACTATGATGCGCGACCGCCTCCTGCACATGAAGAAGCTCCTCGCTGACGACGGCTCCATCTGGGTGCACCTTGACGACGTCGAAAGCCATCGAATGAGGCTGCTCCTCGACGAGGTATTTGGCCCGCAGAACTACGTCGTCTCGATTGAGTGGGAAAAAGCATACGCACCAAGCAACAATGCATCGGGGATACCGATGGTTACTGATGGCATCCTGGTCTACCAAAAATCTGGAGCATTTAAACGCAATAAGCTGCCAAGGAGCAGCGCGATGGACGCACGCTATGCAAATCCAGATGGTTCTGTTCGAGGACGATGGAAGCAAGGCGATAAGAGTGCCCGTCACACTCTTGGGAAGCGTCAGCACCCTGGTGTATATGGCATCCAACACCCCATCACAGGCGATATGGTTTACCCTGCTATTTCTTCTAACTGGCGATTTGAACAATCCGAGATGCTGCGGATCATGCGCGAATGGGGGGCTTACGAGCTCGGAGAAGTAACCGACAGCGAGCTCGAGGCACGCAGAAAAGTCGAGGGAAACGGAGTTGAACTCAGAGACGACGTGAAGCCGCTGATCATTCCGGGCTGGGACGAGCACCACAAGACTCATGCGATCCAGCGCTACGAAAAAGGAGATTGGCCGATTTATTACCCGGCCAATGGCGGGACCGGCGGGTTTCAGAGGAAAATCTACCTCGCAGACGTTGAGGGAATGATGCCTAAGAATCTCTGGCTATCCTCAGAAGTGGGGCATAATGACTCCGCAAAACGCGAAATCCAGACGTTATTTCCCGATACGGTATCGTTTACAACCCCCAAGCCTGAACGGCTTTTAGAACGTGTCATCCACATCGGTTCCAATCCTGGAGACATCGTGCTAGACGTATTCGCCGGTTCAGGAACTACCGCTGCCGTGGCACAGAAGATGGGACGCAAGTGGGTGACGTGCGAGCTATTGGAATCTACGTTTAGCACCTTCACACGGCCGCGCCTGGAAAAGGTCGTCCGTGACGAGGACGCAGGAGGCATCACCACAACTAAGGACCGCACACTGAAGCCTTCCGCAGTGCTTCCAGAGAAGTTTGAGGTTAAGGACCTACAGGACGCGACCAAACTCCTCAATGCCATCGCAAAGGAAGACGGTGCGACCGCGGAAGATGCTGCAGCAATTAAGGCCGTCAAGCGACTGCTAGCGACTGGACCGTCGAAGACCCGGAATTGGCGCGGCGGAGGTGGCTTCCACGTAGCCCACCTATCCCCGGCATGTTTCGACTACAACCCAGAACTGGACCGAGTGATGCTGACACCAGCGGCAACAGGCCAAAGGTTGATAGAGTCCATCGCAGCCAACCTCGGCTTCGCACTGCTACACGCAGAAGATGACTATATCTTCGAAGGCCGCCGGGGCAACGCACTGCTCAAGGTCGTAGAAGGCGTAGCCACTGTTGATGTAGTGGACTCGCTGGTACCTCATGCGGCACCGGGAGAAACGATAGTCCTCGCGGCCACAGCTGTCATGGACGGGGTGCGCCAACACCTGCGCAAGGCGGTAAAGGGATCACGGGTAGTTGCCCTTCCAGACGATCTATTTCACTACAGCAAAGGCGGTGAACAGTAA
- a CDS encoding HAD-IIB family hydrolase, whose product MDFLPQLIALDMDGTLLDGNGQLPEQFADVASRATAAGVTLAPASGRQLATLQRMFPESSTFLAENGTVVMYEGRIVETTAIAAADYQAILDAAGTLDVAHTVLACTPHTAFVRPDQLDLAAVEVSKYYASVTPVDDLRTIDEPIIKVAVHCAAGAEEHLYPTFLNAVGDLNVAVSGAVWMDVMSPLGNKGRGLATLAAAAGVELSRTAAFGDFLNDYELLHTAGTAVAMANAHPRLKEIADLIAPPNTEHGVIQVLDQWLP is encoded by the coding sequence GTGGATTTTTTGCCGCAACTCATCGCCCTGGACATGGATGGCACCCTGTTGGACGGCAACGGGCAGCTGCCGGAGCAGTTTGCCGATGTCGCCTCCCGCGCCACCGCCGCCGGGGTCACCCTGGCCCCGGCCTCCGGCCGGCAATTGGCCACCTTGCAGCGCATGTTCCCCGAGTCTTCGACGTTCCTGGCCGAAAACGGCACGGTAGTAATGTATGAAGGCCGCATTGTAGAAACCACCGCCATTGCTGCCGCAGACTACCAAGCAATCCTCGACGCCGCTGGCACCTTAGACGTCGCCCATACCGTCCTGGCGTGTACCCCGCACACGGCTTTTGTCCGGCCGGATCAACTAGACTTGGCCGCAGTCGAGGTATCCAAGTACTACGCCAGTGTTACTCCCGTGGATGACCTGCGCACCATTGACGAGCCGATTATTAAAGTCGCTGTCCACTGCGCCGCCGGCGCCGAGGAGCACCTCTACCCCACGTTCCTTAACGCCGTTGGAGACCTCAACGTCGCCGTGTCCGGCGCAGTGTGGATGGATGTGATGTCCCCACTGGGCAACAAGGGGCGCGGGTTAGCCACCCTCGCTGCAGCCGCCGGGGTAGAACTATCGCGCACCGCCGCCTTTGGCGACTTCCTCAATGACTACGAGCTCCTCCACACCGCCGGTACCGCCGTCGCCATGGCCAACGCCCACCCGCGCCTTAAGGAAATCGCCGATCTCATCGCCCCACCCAACACCGAACACGGCGTTATCCAGGTCCTAGACCAATGGTTGCCGTAG
- a CDS encoding 3-hydroxyisobutyryl-CoA hydrolase — MTVNTQEQTDAPVLRSVNHRTGLLELNRPRALNSLNPEMIAIITQALRDWENDPDIDQVLLYSGHPKAFCAGGDVRHARDLLLADKGKEVDAFFGAEYELNAYIAEYPKPYISVIDGVAMGGGLGISAHGSHRVVTANAFASMPEMAIGYFTDVGMAYMSQQVMSPALAKFWGITGYRMYAADLLYTGVATGMVEDAQAYIQAVIEQGIDAADAETAGAETADAAATSTAESAPLAELAADIEAAFSHSTWPEILAACSPQLRELVDELTAQASPASIVAALALYEYSATAPDVRTALEAEARLSHVMLREPNFVEGVRAVLVDKTKDAQFTPDSVEAVDGATYARVIAGDS, encoded by the coding sequence ATGACTGTGAATACGCAAGAACAAACAGATGCGCCAGTGCTGCGGTCTGTAAACCACCGTACCGGATTGCTGGAACTGAACCGACCCCGCGCCTTGAACTCGCTGAACCCGGAGATGATCGCGATTATCACCCAGGCCCTGCGCGACTGGGAGAATGATCCAGACATTGACCAGGTGCTGCTCTATTCGGGCCACCCCAAGGCCTTTTGCGCCGGTGGCGATGTGCGCCACGCCCGCGACCTGCTCTTGGCAGACAAGGGAAAGGAAGTCGACGCGTTCTTCGGCGCAGAGTACGAGCTCAACGCCTATATTGCGGAATACCCCAAGCCGTACATTTCCGTCATTGATGGCGTGGCCATGGGCGGGGGCCTGGGGATTTCCGCGCACGGCAGCCACCGGGTGGTCACCGCGAATGCCTTTGCGTCCATGCCAGAGATGGCCATTGGCTACTTCACTGATGTGGGAATGGCGTACATGTCCCAGCAGGTCATGAGCCCGGCACTGGCAAAATTCTGGGGGATCACCGGCTACCGCATGTATGCCGCGGACCTGCTCTATACCGGGGTGGCCACGGGCATGGTGGAGGATGCGCAGGCCTACATCCAGGCCGTCATTGAGCAGGGCATTGATGCTGCCGATGCCGAAACTGCCGGTGCTGAAACTGCCGATGCCGCTGCCACCAGCACAGCAGAGTCCGCCCCGCTGGCAGAGCTGGCTGCTGACATTGAGGCGGCGTTTAGCCACTCCACGTGGCCGGAGATTCTGGCGGCGTGTTCGCCTCAGCTGCGTGAGCTTGTTGATGAGCTAACCGCGCAGGCAAGCCCGGCCTCCATTGTGGCGGCTTTGGCACTGTATGAATATTCCGCCACCGCGCCGGACGTGCGCACCGCCTTGGAGGCAGAGGCGCGGCTAAGCCACGTGATGCTGCGGGAGCCCAATTTTGTCGAAGGCGTGCGCGCGGTGCTGGTGGATAAGACCAAAGACGCCCAGTTCACCCCGGATAGCGTGGAGGCCGTCGATGGCGCCACATATGCCCGGGTGATTGCCGGGGACAGCTAG
- a CDS encoding DUF6882 domain-containing protein yields the protein MSVAPPRTLNDVVSDGLFIAAAQDVAFEQAMGFIQHVEYDFGTAVAAGIADAPVGVRLTTATGTHRLPARRLATVHAGRWTWATNLTASLAIPELHGTWPYRSALVAAARTLAAGAPLLFAERAGGHEVVALDFKGHGVPISHALTRALAMSTPMVDERRAAATYGHIPGAVFSGTQLYSWQPDHLGTSPTLEEIRADAHYMAIEQRLWWDANFATSSVNLRRESPTASISPGRVSTGSASAGASSGGGFSGHGTFTAAAFVLALINSRAGTWRWGWAEPEWMALHEGTGNVRRFGADHGLALLLRPELPLKQAQEQQLAQVAMPILSLWTLREVPLDASTSALVFLDAPQLRLPPLRPEIRDAVLAHPAPGLDADRARAAYLRLRQT from the coding sequence ATGTCTGTTGCTCCGCCGCGCACCCTCAACGATGTGGTCAGTGATGGCCTCTTCATCGCCGCCGCCCAAGATGTTGCCTTTGAGCAGGCCATGGGGTTTATCCAGCATGTGGAATATGACTTTGGCACTGCGGTGGCGGCCGGCATTGCCGATGCCCCCGTAGGCGTCCGGCTAACCACCGCCACCGGGACCCACCGCCTGCCCGCCCGGCGTTTGGCCACCGTGCATGCTGGCCGGTGGACATGGGCAACCAACCTGACTGCCTCTTTGGCCATCCCCGAGTTGCACGGCACGTGGCCGTACCGTTCCGCGTTGGTGGCAGCAGCCCGCACCCTTGCCGCCGGTGCGCCGCTTCTTTTCGCAGAGCGCGCCGGTGGGCACGAGGTAGTGGCCCTCGATTTCAAGGGCCACGGCGTTCCCATCTCCCACGCCCTTACCCGGGCACTAGCCATGTCCACCCCCATGGTGGATGAGCGCCGTGCCGCTGCGACCTATGGGCACATCCCCGGGGCGGTCTTTAGCGGCACACAGTTATACAGCTGGCAGCCCGATCACCTGGGCACCTCACCCACCTTGGAAGAAATCCGCGCCGATGCCCACTACATGGCCATCGAGCAACGCCTGTGGTGGGACGCCAACTTTGCCACCAGCAGCGTTAACTTACGCCGCGAATCCCCCACCGCCAGTATTTCTCCCGGCCGCGTATCCACTGGCAGCGCCTCCGCTGGCGCATCCTCCGGCGGCGGATTCTCCGGCCATGGTACGTTTACGGCCGCCGCCTTTGTGCTGGCGCTGATCAATTCGCGGGCCGGGACCTGGCGCTGGGGCTGGGCGGAGCCTGAGTGGATGGCGCTGCACGAGGGAACGGGCAATGTCCGCCGCTTCGGCGCCGACCACGGCCTCGCCCTGCTGCTGCGCCCAGAACTGCCGCTGAAGCAGGCCCAAGAGCAGCAGCTGGCACAGGTGGCCATGCCAATTTTGAGCCTGTGGACGCTGCGCGAAGTCCCGCTGGATGCCTCCACCAGTGCGCTGGTCTTTCTCGATGCCCCACAGCTGCGGCTTCCGCCGCTGCGCCCGGAGATTCGCGATGCCGTCCTCGCCCACCCCGCACCCGGCCTGGACGCAGACCGGGCCCGGGCGGCGTACCTGCGCCTGCGCCAAACTTAG